The following is a genomic window from Microtus pennsylvanicus isolate mMicPen1 chromosome 3, mMicPen1.hap1, whole genome shotgun sequence.
TTCACAAGTTGtgtttggtcatggtattttatcacagccataaccctaactaagacaagaacCATATGTTCCTTcaatttcctttaagagtatagtTGAGGAAATTTAATCAACTATaaagagagataaaagaaagtttctttttaaaaaaaaactttgctatATCCTACATGACTATTCAAAAACTATATCCATGGAGTTTTCTGAAAAACTAGCAGGAACCTATATAGGCGGGAGAAAGAATTCCAGGCAGCTCATGTGGTAAGTCTCCTTCCCGTAGCAATTATTTACTGCTTCTATGACTTTCAGGATGATCTAGTGATTCTTGGAAGTTTAAGCTACCCTCTACATGTGAGGTATCTTTGCATACTCACGAATCACCCTACTCcccagaaaaaaaagtttcaatttaaataaaatggctATAAAACATTCTTACATTTATGTTAGTAAATTTTGAGTTATCTTTTGAATATCTGTGAAAAGGGCAATTGCTCCCTATTGCATACAGTTAAGTAGTCATTCCTGACCTATCTGTACTAggatatttctttccttatttctataGTCTTAGCACCTTTGTAGAAATTAACTGACCATGAGTTCAGGGTTCACCTTTGCACTTCAGTTCTATTTCTTTAACTTGTCTATTATCATGATGGGTGATCAGCTGTGGATGCATCCTTTTATTAACATCTCACCAAgaaaggctcaggaaacattttgcaagaggaggcaaaaagaaaGGCAACTGTGGTATGTCTTCACTTATTTATAGATGTTAACTACTAAGTTATTGAAAAGCAAGCTGTAATCGATATAACCACAGATGTTAGGGATATAGTAAGAGATTGGGAGTGGAtattcctgggaagaggaaatggtcaTGAATGGATGGCATTGGGCCCAGAAGAAAAGGCTCAAACAGAGAGTGAGGTATAAGAATGTTCAAGGGAGGGAATAAAGGGAGtgacatgtaaaaataaacaccAGGTAAGACTCCTAGCAGGAGAGGGTGTATGAACTGGCCTTCCTAGGTAATCACTCTGTCAttatagaacctttatccagtaagtgatgaaagcagatgcagagatccacagccaggaaccaggctgacctccaggcATCCAGTTGATGAGAGGGTAGAGTGATTATAAGAAGAAGGGTggatcaagatcatgacagggaaatcCACAGAATAATAAAGCACCCTCAtggaaactcaggaactctagaccaacagctgggTAGACTGCATGATACAGAACTAGACCTTCTGCATATGGACGACAGGTAGGTAGTTTGGTCTGTTTGCAGTACcgtggcaatgggaccaggatctataCCTGATGCTTGAGCTGaatctttggagcccattctctcagGTGGGATGTCAtattcagccttgatacaggTGTGTGGGGGACAGTGaggcttggccctgcctcaacttaatgtgctaaactttgctgactccccatgatAGGCCTTACCATTtaggaggagtggattgaggtAAGTTGTGGGAGAGGTGGGGGGActaagagaagggaagggggggaactgtggttggtatgtaaaaatgaattaaaactttaaaataaaactgaccaTCTGAGGGAATATATGTAAACCTAATATAGTCAAACCTTATTAAAATatctacatatataaaataaatctagatAAAATCATcaaacagagaagacagagacccAAGTGGACATTGTTCATCACCAATGAAATTTCTTGTATAAATAATGGGTTAAATTTAACCAAATTCTTGATCAAATAAGATCTGATTTGATTTAAAGCACACTTCAAGGGGTGAAACCCATACTGAATAAGTACTGACTGGGTAGCCAAGAACATTGTAGTAAATAAGCCatggacctagggtaaaaccaaatactactgtttgGCAAAAAtagcatagcaataaaatgactaaGATATTCTGCAATAACCAGAAATTAGTTCCTTATTCAACCATGATCAGAGACTCTTCCTCCAACagtagacagaaagaaatacagagatcaACAGCCAGACATGCAGAAAGTAAGAAACCTTCGAACGATCAGCACTACAATGGATATCACTCTTTCAGATCCCTTCAGTAGATACCAGTCCTCAGTCAAAGTAGGAACCTGCCCATCTTTATCTGGGTTTCAATCTAACTTTGTAAAAAATCTTTCTGAGAGGTTCCCTCCTCTGGCTGGAACCaggcttttacttttctcttttcccagccTATTTCTTTTCTAAGGAGAGATAGAAAGAGTATAGAAGTGAATCCAGAGAGAGAGTAGATAAGAGATTCTCAGAGGAGTTGAAAGAGGGAAAACTTTTATCATAATATATTgtatgatgaaaatatattttcaagataaaaataatgtaagaacaaatggataaagaaaagctGGAGTGTGCTAATTTGTGAACATTAATAGAAATATTGTGTACATCAACTTTCAGCATCAACAGTTACCTTCTCAAAAGCTACACAACATCAAGACAAGAAAGACTCTGGAATTAACAGGGGAAGAGTCCCAGAGTCAATGCCTAGCATAAGACAATTTGTCAGTTAATAGCCGTTGAAAGAAAGAGTCACTGCCCTGTGGAAATACAGCTGCCAGTAGGTTATCAAacccatgtgcatatgtgcagtaCTAAATTGAACTCCAGGGACtgttaataattattaaaaccaTAAGAAAAGAACATGAAATGGAACAAGAAGCAAGGAGCTCACTAAGGAAAGTTGTAAAGAATTAGCGATAGATGGATATGATCAAtatacaaaaagttaaaaatactaTTTGAAAGATAACCAAGAGCAACCCACAGTTTCATTGCAATCATAATCAAAGTGCCAGGGTCCTtattcaaagacataaaaaagttttcaaatattttggagTCACAAAATACCAATAATAGATTAAAGaatcatgaataaaaataatactgaTGGAAGCTTTGCTGTGGCTAATTTCAGCTTATGATACTTCagatagtaataaaaatagttgGATACTGGGACAAAGCAGTCACACAGATTAATGAAATGGAATTGAAGATCCACATATAATTCCACACAACTACAAGTAGTGAGTGTTGGCAATTATACCACAAGTATACACTGGAGAAATACACAGAATCTTTAATACATGATGttcagaaaactggaaaatatacGTGAAAGTGTTATAGTACATCttaattccaaatggatcaataaCCTCAATACAAAATTGAGTGGCTTGAAACTGTTTAAGGAAAAAATAGGGGTAAGATTCCAAATTAATGGACAGGCAAGAAATATCTGAATATGACTTTATTAGCCAAGGGAATAATATCAATAATTGATAAGTGAAATCTTCAAACATTTATCACCTTCTCTTCAATATAGCACATAGTAAACCAATAGGAGAGGCACCaccaaaaatgaaagaatttgtcAATCATATCTATGACAGTAGGATAAATTTCATAATCCCCAAAGAGCTCATAACTTGTCATGtatataaacagagaactctcaaaaaagaaatacaaatgactaTTGAACTGTTGTAATATGGgggccactctgttgtaataggcggcgggctgcatcccgccacccagctagctttacacccgaaataattacacggaaactgtattcttttaaacactgcctggcccattagttccagcctcttattggctagctcttacatattgatctaacccatttctaatatccctgtaacaccacgaggtgtcttactagggaagatcttaacctgcatctgtgtctggttggaaaatcatggcgactccttgactcagcttctttctcccagcattctgttctgtttactccgcctacctaattttatgtcctattaaagggccaaggcagtctctttatttaaccaataaaattaacacaagccaaaagactctcccccatcattgaACACTTTAAAGGTGTTCAACATCATTAACCGTGGggcaaaataaacagaaaactatTTTGATATTCCATTTctgtgcaataaaaataaatacaatcagTACATCAAATGACAACACTGAAAAGGAGTATTCACTGTTGGTGGAAAGTAAACTGGTGTAACCACTACAGAAACCTATGTAGACTTTGCTGAAAACTCTGGAAATTGAACTATTATTTGACCaagttataaaaattatgtaCATATAAAGGGATCCATAAAGTTTTACAGAGATaccatttcaaacatttttatttctgctgtATTCACAATTTCCAGGAAATGGAGGCAACCAAAGTGTTCATtaactgaaaatggaaaataaaaggtcatatatatatatatatatatatatatatatatatatatatgttttcatatCATTTATATGTTGCTATATCAACTTTTTTAAGGCATCAAAACTTAATGGTACTTTATTGGTTTCATGATATTCCGTATTAAATATGAAATCTAATAATCTGAAGCAAGAATCCATATATGCCAAAGCATACAAATTTTACCTTCATTCTAGGTTACTCTGTTCAGTATTTTCCAGTTCTATCATTTACTTGaaatttcatcatttttctttatgtcgGAGTAAAAATCCAGTATataatatcttgtaatatttttcccagaaatatactttaatttatggtttgtttctaaattTGGAAAAgtattaatctgagtattccattacATGTAAAAATTCATGTCCCCCCAAAATTTGCcactatgttagccacatattgctttaattttcctccttgtcctttctgttttctatacATTTGAACCATCTCATgctctgttttacctgagataaattTCCAATTCCTAAAAGACGAACattacctcctgaagaggccaattggATGCCAAGATCCCagtgaaattattgttacatccacACCTGTATCTACTAGACCTTCAGTGACCTTGAATATCTCTTGTTGATCTCTGTCCATTAGTCCTAttcctgcctttgccacaccttcttcaTAATCCAGAAGAGAGAGACATTCTGTttggattatgcttagaaaaaaaacattatttctaggaagtCGCTGCTTACAGTCCctttaaggtgaccttgtttgctACAATTATAacacttgacattttgatttttttttctcaaacctctggaaatcacctctcccaTTCAAGCATCATTATGGTCATGAAATTCAACATTGATTatatctcagatccattcctccaagggtgctgaccttgcctttaaaTGCATAATTATTCATTGGCATTGAggattagcattttcaaaagccaaagatttaattattatttgtgtaacttctgaatttggtataattctatttactgctgaaatcaatctttgtaaaaaaaaaatctttgaatgcTTCCTTTGGGCCATGtttaactttagtaaatgactcaattttcttttctacttctccaATTTTATCCCCAAAATTCAAAGCTGCTATATTCATAAAGCCAGGGTGTGGTCACCATATAGATACTGCCTTTCTATAATAGTATAATCTTCTTCTCCAAGACATTGATCGTGGGAGATTTCCAAACCTCCAGCTTTACTCCACTGTTCAACagtcttagcctcttctctgaaccaggtactTCTCTGCATCATTGTGATAGTGGACCAGTTTCTAAAACAGCTTTAACCACGTTTATCCAGTCTTTGcagataattctattacaaactgaacacaagtttaacatttgcttcacaaaagatGAATGCCTGtcatatgagactattgcttccttcaatttccttaaatctaacattgttATAGGAGCCCAATTATTTCTTATAGATCCTCTATTACTTGGAAATTCCTGTAAAGTtgctggatatattaaggttgggtGTTTGAAAACATTAACCTTATAGTACAATACTGAAATTGGTTCCACATTAAATTTCTCTGTCTGGATCTGAAAATCTCTATGATCTGTTtaattaagtttttctaaggcctgtaccTTGATTATCAAACCAAATGATTTTTTAAGAGATAAAGTAAGAATTACCAAAATGACAACAAggattatcaaaatgataattgACAGTATAGAAATCCTGATTAGTTTGATTATCTCTTCATTTAGTTGTTCCATTTTTAAGTCATGAATTACATAATCATATAGAACCTAACTTTCTTTATCATAATTCTGTTTCCAATTTTTAATGTGGAAAAAACACTCTCCCTTTTAACCAACTCTTCCCTTaaaaattcccaattttctcatgaaatctgccgccgctgctgctgaAGATGTGAGGCTTGTTGTTGATGCacagaacagtaaaagcctgactggatttcaaagCAACTACCGAGTTGGAAGCAGCAAGAGAAGGGGGTTCAGGGACAGCCtagtggagggaagaaagaaaaactgagccAGTAGTAGGGGGAAAATGTCTGTGTGTAGCTACGGCCTATGCTAGTGACTGCAAAGCCACCAGCAAACAATTTCATGAATTTGTACTTCAAAAGTTGGGTGCCAGACatagcatgagtaataaaaacccagagacagatattggggttcaaactgaaagatcagagaagcaaatcaGCCAAGCCattagagagttcttacctctatcctCAGCATTACTGCAGACTGTAATGCTCACTACTAAACTTCAGATTACAGACTGAAccctgagctcctgtttccttctgttttatattcctttctagtgctgggattaaaggcgtgcaccaccattaccagacctctatggctaacttgtGTGacttctgtgattaaaggtgtgtgccaccactgcctggcctgtacgGCTGACTAGTGTAGCTAATTTCGCAAGTTGatcggttttttttttgtttttttttttgtttgtttgtttgttttttgttttttgtttttcgagatagggtttctctgtggctttggagcctgtcctggaactagctctgtagaccaggctggtctcgaactcacagagatctgcctacctctgcctcccgagtgctgggattaaaggcgtgcgccaccatcgcccggcgcaagctttattttttaaaacacaaatgaaatatcactgtaATTTGTAGAGGGGGGGACAAAAGGATGAAGGACAACAAAATACCGTTGTTTCCTTAAATGAATATGTGATCATGTTGCCTTCTTAATTGGTCATCCTTCTACTGATAAACTATTGTGGCTCTCTGTCTGagacaaagaaattattttttcagaGATTTATAGTAAATACAGAGACTGttcgctgtttttttttttctgcttcaggtTTGATGTTGACTGCAATACAGCACTTAGACCACACGTTTTGTGCTGTGTTTGTGACTCAATCACTTTTTCTATTCAATCACACACtttaatgaattaatgaataaaaacctgaaaagattctaagtatttaaaataactttgaaaaactaaaaacattcAATTATCTCATCACTACAATATTAAATAGAAATACTTAGCTATCTAATACACTAATTTTTAGCAGattgatttaattatttaaatgcaTCATTGCATCATTTTTCCACTTCTGCAGTTCTAAGTGAAAtctcttaagatttttttaaacattattaatataaaatataaactttcATGGCTGAAGAAATAGCCCAGAAGTTAAGAGTACTGTCTGTTTTTACAGACaatccaggttcaatttccagtaccctcaaggcagctcacaactgtctgtaactccaaggtcTGACACTCTCAACagatacatgcagccaaaacaccaaggcacataaaataaaattaaataaataattttaaaattatacttccATAATCCATTTAGCCCTAAGCATGATACAACAtctatctgtatttttttcttaaaattggcATGTTCTCTTTTAGAGGAAAGATGGGTGCTTATAATATAGTACTCAGGAAACTCAAAAATCTCACTGTCTTCACAAAGACTTCCTGAGAACACATCATCGGTATACGGAGCCAGGAGGAAAACAGTGAAGCAAGGTGGGCAGGAAGTTTCAGTGAAGGAGCTTAGACATTCACCATCCACATATCTGTGGATTTTCATTAATCACTTCAGAATCTCCAAcccaacacagaaaataaaatgtataatacaTGCCAAATAATAAATTgtgtaaaagtaaaatgttatACCCATGACTTAAAGATTTCCATTGACAATTTGTAGCTAAAGTGCTAGAATAAGAACCACATCAAATAATTGCTGGAATGTTAATAATTATTTCATTCCcatgattttcttttcatctctttgaATTAGTATACAGataataaagcataaaaataagggaaaaacataaaaattatacagaaaaaaaatgaattagaaaTAAAGCATAGAATGCACACAATTTCATTAGCTAGGAACAAAATGTAATTGTAGGTATGAAgagggctcaggggttaaaagctcTTAGCTCTCTTacaaaagacctgagttctattccctgCACCTCTTTGGAGGCTCACAGCTGACTGGAACTCCACTACTAGGGAATCTGAAATCCTCTCTATCCCCTCAGACTCCTGTATGCCCATGATAAATATGCACCAGGAACACTTACACACAttaatacatacattttaaaataagtgcacaataatttttaaaagaaaaagtactaAGAATTTTTATTCTCAGATAATGAAAGGTATACAAATAAAGACAAGGCACATGATTTGATATATAAAATGGACAAACCATCATCTTAAAAACATTGACCCTAAAGAAATCTCATACCCTCATGGTACATATAGAGCAACTCTgcatggaggaaagaaaaatatgttgtTGCAGTATAAATTATATCAATGCTGATGCaggataaaagaataaaataatggaaTAAATATAATGTGCAAAAGAcaagtaaaatatagaaaaagcATCAAAGTGGAATGAATGAAGTTAAAGGATGTATCAATGCATAAATTAGCTTGTGATTCTCTTCCAGGTTTTCTTCACAGCAAGTTTGACATCCTTGTTTCTGAGACTGTAAATGAGAGGATTCAACATGGGAaccaaaaatgtataaaatactgAGAAAATTTTTCCCTGGCCCACAGTCTCAGCAGATGATGGCTTGACATAAGCAAGCAGCCCAGTTACATAAAAGAGACAAACAGTTATGATATGAGACCCACAAGTGCCTAAGGCTTTGGACCAGCCCTTACCTGATGACATATGAATGATATTGAAAAGGATCATAGCATATGAGATAAAGATAATAAGGCAACATAAAATGATAGCTGTACCCACCACAATGGAATGCACATGCTCATTGACATAGGTGTTACTGCAGGAGAGCCGAAGCAGAGGGAAGATGTCACACATGTAATGGTTGATAATGTTAGAATCACAAAACCTGAGCCTGATCATGAAACCTGTGTGGAACAAAGCACTAACAAGTCCCATCATGTAAGTACCAAATATTAACAGAAAACAGATCTTAGGGGACATAACTACATTGTACAATAGTGGctggcagatggccacatagcgatcaTATGCCATGGCTGTCAGCACATAGCTCTCTGAGTTcacaaaaaataagaagaaaaacagtTGAGTCATACATCCTCTGAAGGAGATAATATTCTTCTCTAAAAGAAAACTCATCAGCATTTTGGGAGTAAAAACAAGTGAATAACAGAAATCAATGAAGGAGAGATTGAAGATAAAAAAGTACATAGGAGTGTGCAGGTTTGAGTTTAGGCAAATGAGATTCATTAAACTCAAGTTTCCCATCACAGTGGCTGTGTAGTTCaccaaaaacagaataaataaggGAAGCTGGAGCTCAGGTTGGTCTGTCAGGCCCATAAGAATGAACTCAGACACTGAAGAGTTATTTATCACAGTCAGTTGCATCATGTGTGGCATCTGCAAGAGTAAGTGGAGAAAGCAATGTTAACCCATAAACCAAATTTTGCTCCAAGGGAAGAGTTTGTACTGATTTCCAAGCTTGAGTGAGGAACATGGAGTCCTGGGGAATCTCTATCACTTACTTTCCCTACCCTATCACTGAAGAAATATGGGGAATTTTGATTTCTTTGCATTAAGCATCCCTCTTTTTAGTTAATGTTTACTAATGATTAGGACTATAAAGCATTTTACCTACAGTAAAATTTTACTCAGAACTAATTATTTATGTAGCTAGGGATTTTGAAGTAAAAAATCAAGATAAAGATTATTCAGTGCTCACCTTCATTCACTTGCAAACTTCCCTAACATTGGAGTTTATGGTGCCTTCCTCCAAAAAGTGGTCAGAGGTCCAAAGTTCCTAATAATGAATCTGGTAACTGCAATCTGCAGACAATGTTTCTGACTTGTTTGAAGAGGTTTGTTTGAGAAAATGACACAGTTATTGTTTGGGAATTTAAAAAGATTCTTGTCTCATATAAAGAAGAAGatagcctttttttaaaaaatagctatcCCATATCTCAAGGTCAAGACTTTTGAGAAAAGCTATTAGTAACACAGAAACTTATTCTCTTCTTTGTGATATCCTCCATGTTTTATGAGTCCCTTGAGGGTAGAAATTGTGGGGTCTGTGCAATTGAACTAACACCAGTCCTTTAGAGATTCAACTTTCTACTCAATTTATAATTTTCCAGGAGGAGTATCTAATCCCCAGGGCAGAACTGGGAGTGGTCCCCTTTGTCATTCTCTTCATTAAACTCTGAACAACTATACAAGAGGAAATATCCAGGGAAATTCTCACTTGCAATTTGTAGTTTTCCTACAGCTTCAGTAATAAACCATTGACCAAGGATTAATACTGTACAAAAATCATTGTATGAAGAGGATAAAAGTATGAATAGACTCTCTAGTTAGTACAAATTTATATTAGAACTTTACACTTCCTACCTATGCACCTCTAGACTAtgcttgttcttttttgtttgtatctgtATCCTCTTATGAATAACTGTAAAACAGATTCATAAAAATTGACTTAAGTTTTGGATTAGTAGTAAATTTTTCAGTTATCATGCAGATATTTGTGAGTCCATACTGTGCAAACAATAAatccaaatacataaaataaaagatctATCATGTCTTTAGACaatttatacaatgtattaaAAGGATACTAGATACAAGTACAGTCCTCACCAGTGGATAAGGAGGTGAGTGACCTGTATCCCAGCCAAGCTGTCCCAGTCCCCAGAGACTGATCCTTAGGGCACACCTCATTACCCTCTCCCTTGCCTATAGCCACGAAAGATCTACCAGAGCACTCCTTAAACCCACATAACCACCCCAGAATCGATTACCTGTCCTGGGCTCCATATGTTTGCCTAGAACTTCAGAAGAAGACATGCTTTACTGGAGGCCAGGCTGTATCTAGGGACCCAAGATACAGTACCTGGTAACGCTCCTTAAAGCTCACCCAACTACCTCAGACTGCACTTCCTCCCCAGATTTCATATTCTAGTCTACAACTTTGAAGAAGACTTTAGCTTTACTGAagatcaacctggatctagacaCCCAAAGTAACAAAAACGGCAGTAGAGACACACTACTGTACCAGAAAACTTACCAGTTACAAATTTGGACATTTAGGCCAAAGGACCAtagaggaaacaaaaatgaaaaaacaaaacaccattccATGAAGAATTAATGCAGGAATCAATACCTAGACTTACAATCACCCCAAATCCAGATGTTTAAACATCAGTGTAAAACCACACTCAATAACCAAAAAGGCAATATGCCGTCACTAGAACCCAGGTATCTTACCACAGAAAGACCTTAACAATCCTACACAACCAAAGCACAAGAAGATGaccttaaaataactttatgaagatgatagagatacttaaagagaaaatgaaaaaaaaaatcttttaaagaaatttaggaaaagacaaagaaaaattggaggaaataaaaaaaaattctatgaggccacagtcaccctgatgcgtaaaagacagaaagaatcaataaagaaagagaattatggCCTGACttcactcataaacattgatacaaaaatactcaacaaaatacaaaCTGAATCTAaggacacatgaaaaaaaaaatcatctatcgTGAtgagtaggcttcattccagatatgcagggatgtttcaacatatgaaatTTGTCAACATTCTCCAccataaaaacaaattgaaagaagAGCTTGCATAATCATCGCATGAGAAGATGAAAAATCCACctccccttcatgataaaagtcttgtaGTGGGACCGAGGGAgatgtggagctggagttagagaccgAGACCAGCGGCCCAGAGTGGCTTTCCGAGAAGCCAAGGAAGCATGATAGTGGTGCTGCTGACTTGGAGCGGGTCACCGACTATGCGGAGGAGAAGGAGATCCCAAGTTAGAATCTGAAGACCGCTATGTCCGTCATTGGAGACAGACGGTCCAGGGAGCAAAAGGCAAAACAGGAGCCGGGAAAAGGAACTGGCGAAGGTCACGATCAAGAAGGAAGATCTGGAGTTGataaagacagagatggagatcTCTCGAGCAGCAGCAGAAAGGAGCTTGCGGGAACACACGGGCAACATTGTGGAGG
Proteins encoded in this region:
- the LOC142847186 gene encoding olfactory receptor 8C8-like; this translates as MMQLTVINNSSVSEFILMGLTDQPELQLPLFILFLVNYTATVMGNLSLMNLICLNSNLHTPMYFFIFNLSFIDFCYSLVFTPKMLMSFLLEKNIISFRGCMTQLFFFLFFVNSESYVLTAMAYDRYVAICQPLLYNVVMSPKICFLLIFGTYMMGLVSALFHTGFMIRLRFCDSNIINHYMCDIFPLLRLSCSNTYVNEHVHSIVVGTAIILCCLIIFISYAMILFNIIHMSSGKGWSKALGTCGSHIITVCLFYVTGLLAYVKPSSAETVGQGKIFSVFYTFLVPMLNPLIYSLRNKDVKLAVKKTWKRITS